A window of Chitinophagales bacterium contains these coding sequences:
- the pulA gene encoding type I pullulanase, whose product MKKFLLFTLLFSTMSASTKSQSIAFAEYPVYDGTDLGLTYTPLASSFRIWAPLADSARIRFYAEGVGGEPMETKNMMADEGGTWLYATTGNLKGRFYVFQVKRKGKWSAEVPDPYARAVGVNGKRAQVIDLAKTNPARWSREKSPAFEKKTDAVLYELQVRDASIHGSSGIQQKGKYLGLTEKKTRNREGLSTGLDHIRDLGVTHVHLLPSFDFYSIDESRTELPQYNWGYDPLNYNTPDGSFSSDPFDGSVRIREFKQLVKTFHQNGLRVVMDVVYNHTRLTENSYFNELVPGYYYRQNDKGQFSNATACGNEIASERYMVRKFMLESVLYWVNEYHIDGFRFDLMGVHDIKTMNLIAQELHRIRPDILIYGEGWTAGASPLPDAERALKANVSALDRIAVFSDDIRDGIKGSVFEHENQGFVNGNSKSLESIKFGVVASCPHPQVNYAKVNYSKVPYSTEPYQTVTYCECHDNHVLWDKLKISAPNKSTAERTDMHKLALTIVLTSQGISFLHAGTEFLRTKRGVENSFDSPDSINAIDWGLKSTNKDVFDYVKALVKMRRSHPAFRMESANLIRENLYFLENTGDDLLAYTLNGAAVGDKWKRILVIYSGANGSKKITLPPGKWKQYIRNNQLVKPARISGEVEVMASVAWVLFET is encoded by the coding sequence ATGAAGAAATTTCTGCTTTTCACCCTATTGTTCTCCACCATGTCTGCATCTACAAAGTCGCAATCCATCGCCTTTGCCGAATATCCGGTCTATGACGGTACGGATCTGGGTTTAACCTACACACCATTGGCCAGTTCATTTCGTATATGGGCCCCCCTGGCCGATTCGGCCCGTATTCGATTTTATGCTGAGGGAGTAGGAGGGGAACCCATGGAAACAAAAAATATGATGGCGGATGAAGGTGGAACCTGGCTATATGCCACCACTGGAAACCTGAAAGGAAGGTTTTATGTTTTCCAGGTAAAACGCAAAGGAAAATGGAGTGCAGAGGTACCTGATCCATATGCCCGGGCGGTTGGGGTAAATGGCAAACGGGCCCAGGTGATTGATCTGGCCAAAACAAACCCGGCCAGATGGTCGAGAGAAAAAAGCCCGGCCTTTGAAAAGAAAACGGACGCAGTCTTGTATGAATTACAAGTGAGGGATGCCAGCATCCACGGCAGTTCGGGTATTCAACAAAAAGGAAAATACCTGGGGTTAACGGAAAAGAAGACCCGTAACCGGGAGGGACTTTCCACCGGTCTGGATCATATCCGTGACCTGGGCGTAACACATGTGCACCTGCTTCCTTCTTTTGATTTTTATTCCATTGATGAGTCACGGACGGAGCTTCCTCAATACAATTGGGGATATGATCCACTCAACTACAATACACCCGATGGATCCTTTTCCAGCGATCCCTTTGATGGTTCGGTCAGGATAAGAGAATTTAAACAATTGGTAAAGACCTTTCACCAGAATGGTTTGCGTGTAGTGATGGATGTAGTATACAACCATACCCGGCTTACCGAGAATTCCTATTTCAATGAACTGGTACCTGGTTATTATTACCGGCAAAATGATAAGGGCCAATTCTCCAATGCTACCGCCTGTGGCAATGAAATAGCGAGTGAACGATATATGGTTCGAAAATTCATGCTTGAGTCGGTACTCTATTGGGTAAATGAATACCATATAGACGGATTCCGGTTTGACCTGATGGGGGTACATGATATCAAAACCATGAACCTGATCGCGCAGGAACTCCATCGCATTCGTCCCGACATACTTATCTATGGGGAGGGCTGGACGGCAGGCGCTTCTCCATTGCCCGATGCAGAACGCGCACTCAAAGCCAATGTATCTGCGTTAGATCGCATAGCTGTATTTAGTGACGATATCCGCGATGGAATAAAAGGGAGTGTATTCGAACACGAAAACCAGGGCTTCGTCAATGGCAACAGCAAGTCCCTCGAATCCATCAAATTTGGCGTGGTGGCTTCCTGCCCACATCCCCAGGTGAACTATGCCAAGGTCAACTATTCCAAAGTGCCGTATTCAACCGAGCCCTATCAAACTGTGACCTATTGTGAATGCCACGACAATCATGTGCTTTGGGATAAATTAAAGATCTCTGCCCCCAACAAATCGACCGCAGAAAGAACAGACATGCACAAACTGGCCCTGACCATCGTATTGACCTCGCAGGGTATTTCATTCCTTCACGCAGGCACTGAATTTCTCCGCACCAAAAGGGGGGTAGAGAATTCCTTTGATTCCCCCGATAGCATCAATGCCATTGACTGGGGACTCAAATCCACCAACAAGGATGTTTTTGATTATGTAAAGGCATTGGTAAAAATGCGTCGTTCCCACCCGGCATTCCGCATGGAATCCGCGAACCTGATCCGTGAAAATCTCTATTTCCTGGAAAATACCGGCGATGACCTTTTGGCCTATACCCTGAACGGCGCGGCAGTGGGAGATAAATGGAAACGCATACTGGTGATCTATAGTGGCGCCAATGGCAGCAAGAAAATTACCCTTCCCCCGGGGAAATGGAAACAGTATATCCGTAACAATCAACTGGTGAAACCCGCCCGAATTAGTGGCGAGGTGGAGGTGATGGCTTCGGTGGCGTGGGTGTTATTTGAGACGTGA
- a CDS encoding RNA-binding protein, translating to MKLFVAGLPYDMDDAELEEFFDKFGKVLSAKVSMDRETGKSRGFGFVEMPNDDEANEAIESLNELPLGRNKVMVVKKAEDRPGGGSGGGFRGGGQRGGGGFNRGGSGGGFNKGGGGGYNKGGGGGGYNRDRDRNY from the coding sequence ATGAAACTCTTTGTTGCCGGTCTGCCTTATGATATGGATGATGCGGAGCTGGAAGAATTCTTTGATAAGTTTGGGAAAGTCTTATCTGCCAAGGTGTCGATGGACCGGGAGACGGGCAAAAGCCGTGGATTTGGTTTTGTGGAAATGCCAAACGATGACGAGGCCAATGAGGCCATTGAAAGTTTGAATGAATTACCCCTTGGCCGGAATAAGGTAATGGTTGTGAAAAAGGCCGAAGACCGTCCAGGTGGCGGTTCTGGAGGCGGATTTCGTGGTGGTGGCCAGCGTGGTGGAGGTGGATTCAACCGTGGTGGAAGCGGCGGTGGATTTAACAAAGGTGGTGGTGGAGGATACAACAAAGGCGGCGGCGGTGGAGGATACAACCGGGATCGCGATCGTAACTACTGA